From one Terriglobales bacterium genomic stretch:
- a CDS encoding YicC/YloC family endoribonuclease, whose amino-acid sequence MAIRSMTGFAQVRGQAGEPGGFTLSLKSVNHRFLDLHLRLPSDLDALEVPLRRRLKERLARGHIELVLSLDRAGGGGMTVNRELAGGFIRAFRDAAREFGLSGEPDLNTILRLPGALVAAQPAMDGSMEAAALRALEEALGRLDKMRLEEGSGIERELRERVARLRRANSEMESLRAAVSRACFEKLESRMRELIGSHADRERILQEAALLASRSDIQEEIARMETHVQHFLGLLDQGGEAGKKLDFLLQEMNRETNTLLSKTSGVSGEGLRITELGLEMKSEIEKLREQVQNVE is encoded by the coding sequence ATGGCCATCCGCTCCATGACGGGTTTTGCGCAGGTCCGGGGACAGGCCGGCGAGCCGGGCGGCTTCACGCTTTCGCTGAAGTCGGTGAACCACCGCTTTCTGGACCTGCATCTGCGCCTGCCCTCCGATCTGGATGCGCTCGAGGTTCCGCTGCGCCGCCGCTTGAAAGAGCGCCTGGCGCGAGGCCACATCGAACTGGTGCTGTCGCTTGACCGCGCCGGTGGCGGCGGAATGACGGTCAATCGCGAGCTGGCGGGCGGATTCATCCGGGCGTTTCGCGACGCGGCGCGCGAGTTCGGCCTTTCCGGCGAGCCGGATTTGAACACGATCTTGCGGCTGCCCGGGGCGCTGGTTGCGGCCCAGCCGGCGATGGACGGGTCTATGGAAGCCGCAGCGCTCCGCGCTCTGGAGGAAGCCCTGGGGCGCCTCGACAAGATGCGTTTGGAGGAAGGCAGCGGCATCGAGCGCGAGCTGAGGGAGCGGGTCGCGCGCCTGCGCCGCGCGAACTCTGAGATGGAGTCGCTGCGCGCGGCCGTCTCCCGTGCCTGCTTCGAGAAGTTGGAGTCGCGCATGCGCGAGCTGATCGGCAGCCACGCCGACCGGGAGCGCATCCTGCAGGAGGCCGCGCTGCTGGCCTCACGCAGCGACATCCAGGAGGAGATCGCGCGCATGGAAACGCACGTCCAGCACTTCCTGGGCCTGCTCGACCAGGGCGGCGAGGCGGGCAAGAAACTCGACTTCCTGCTGCAGGAGATGAACCGTGAGACCAACACGCTGCTCTCGAAGACGTCGGGAGTCTCCGGCGAGGGCCTGCGCATCACCGAGCTCGGGCTGGAGATGAAATCGGAGATCGAGAAACTGCGGGAGCAGGTGCAGAACGTCGAATGA
- the gmk gene encoding guanylate kinase — protein sequence MSLFIISAPSGSGKSTLVTELRKSVPGLEFSISYTTRAPRGSELNGREYYFVTREEFERMLARDEFLEHAEVFGHYYGTHRRFHREAEARGHDLLLDIDVQGARQIKEKIPEAVSIFVLPPSREELELRLRRRSEAEKMRSEEVIRNRLETATREIENYPAYDYILINDRLEQSIDTLKAIVLAERLRGSGRLLGTEEQEIVDAAERCRQERAGEQLKRVLATFALPASGRR from the coding sequence ATGAGCCTCTTCATCATTTCGGCGCCTTCCGGTTCGGGCAAGTCCACGCTGGTCACGGAACTGCGCAAGAGCGTGCCCGGGCTGGAGTTTTCCATCTCCTACACGACGCGGGCGCCGCGCGGCAGCGAGCTGAACGGGCGCGAGTACTACTTCGTGACACGGGAGGAATTCGAGCGCATGCTGGCGCGCGACGAATTTCTGGAGCACGCCGAGGTTTTCGGCCACTACTACGGCACGCACCGGCGCTTCCATCGCGAGGCCGAGGCGCGCGGTCACGACCTGCTTCTCGACATCGACGTGCAAGGCGCGCGTCAGATAAAGGAGAAGATCCCGGAAGCGGTAAGCATTTTCGTGCTTCCACCCTCGCGCGAGGAACTGGAGCTGCGTTTGCGCCGGCGGAGCGAGGCGGAAAAGATGCGTTCCGAGGAAGTGATCCGCAACCGGCTGGAAACTGCGACCCGCGAGATTGAGAATTATCCCGCTTACGACTATATTCTCATCAACGATCGCCTCGAGCAGTCGATCGATACCTTGAAAGCCATCGTGCTGGCCGAGCGGCTGCGCGGGTCCGGAAGGCTTCTGGGGACGGAAGAGCAGGAGATCGTGGACGCCGCCGAGCGCTGCCGCCAGGAGCGCGCGGGCGAGCAACTGAAGCGGGTCCTGGCGACGTTTGCATTGCCGGCATCCGGCCGGCGCTGA